One window from the genome of Streptomyces sp. NBC_01476 encodes:
- a CDS encoding citryl-CoA lyase, translating into MSLHHQTMAAVTPDGVTVKGLDLVRDLVGSVSFTDMLHLEIAAELPTEGARTALDAVLVALTEHGMTATALAARLTHLGAPGALQGAVAAGLLGAGDHFLGALDGAARLLQEWPADAEPGAHAEQLVARARAERTRLPGLGHPVHTDGDPRTARLFAVADRAGLDGTARDRFLLLQRYAEQATGRRLPVNVDGAAAVLLTGIGIPWQVCRGIALVARSAGLVGHLWDEYRSPAAQAMLDAADAAAPYTAPAASAEVSA; encoded by the coding sequence ATGTCACTGCACCACCAGACCATGGCCGCGGTGACGCCGGACGGCGTCACCGTCAAGGGCCTGGACCTGGTCCGCGACCTGGTCGGCAGCGTGTCGTTCACCGACATGCTGCACCTGGAGATCGCCGCGGAACTGCCCACCGAGGGCGCCAGGACCGCCCTGGACGCGGTGCTCGTCGCACTCACCGAACACGGCATGACCGCGACCGCGCTGGCCGCCCGACTCACCCACCTCGGCGCGCCCGGTGCCCTCCAGGGTGCGGTGGCGGCCGGCCTGCTCGGGGCCGGCGACCACTTCCTCGGCGCCCTCGACGGGGCGGCCCGGCTGCTCCAGGAGTGGCCGGCGGACGCCGAGCCCGGTGCACACGCCGAGCAGCTGGTCGCCCGGGCACGCGCCGAGCGGACCCGGCTGCCCGGCCTCGGCCACCCCGTCCACACCGACGGCGACCCCCGCACCGCCCGCCTCTTCGCGGTGGCCGACAGGGCCGGGCTCGACGGCACCGCCCGGGACCGCTTCCTGCTGCTCCAGCGGTACGCCGAGCAGGCCACCGGACGGCGCCTGCCGGTCAATGTGGACGGCGCCGCGGCGGTCCTGCTCACCGGGATCGGCATCCCCTGGCAGGTGTGCCGCGGCATCGCCCTGGTGGCCCGGTCGGCCGGCCTGGTCGGTCACTTGTGGGACGAGTACCGCTCCCCGGCCGCGCAGGCGATGCTCGACGCGGCCGACGCGGCGGCCCCGTACACCGCCCCCGCCGCGTCCGCGGAGGTGTCCGCGTGA
- a CDS encoding AMP-binding protein — MNRAPGAVRDTEHTAAGPASAAAVPLPALLRTRAADTPGEVFIRDTARGDVTYGRFEDLVLAWRGILHAAGVRPGDRVVTMFPTGPEALAVWMAVARLGAVEVPLNTAYHGPVLAGVVADAAPAAAVVHRQWADRFAPAEVPLPAGLPVLPGGAAPAAPGEPGPETPSEPGPAEPDLFEHSLATVVYTSGTTGRSKGVLIPWRQLERSARWCIPLDEAGPDDHWYVPLPLFHVSGKLSVYAAALTGAQVVTRDGFSTSGFWPDVRAYGCTTALLPGSAARYLESVPPAPDDADNPLRNVFVAPFPRDRDAFAARFGVRLTTAFNMTEVSCPVVSGWELGPEGSCGRVRPGAQIRIVDENDHELPDGETGELVVRTDSPWEMTTGYLGAPEATVGVWRNLWFHTGDRCRKDADGWVYFVDRAGDAIRRRGENICSTDVEAALGGHPAVAEAAVIGVPSEWGEHDVKAYVVPRPGHRPEAAPGGLAADIAAFAEERLPRFMVPRYIQVVDDLPRTHTQRVRKAELRERTGRDDRPGRFHDRGR, encoded by the coding sequence GTGAACCGGGCCCCCGGTGCGGTGCGGGACACGGAGCACACGGCCGCCGGCCCCGCATCCGCGGCGGCGGTTCCGCTGCCGGCGCTGCTGCGGACCCGGGCCGCCGACACCCCCGGCGAGGTGTTCATCCGGGACACCGCGCGGGGAGATGTCACCTACGGCCGGTTCGAGGACCTGGTCCTGGCCTGGCGCGGGATCCTGCACGCGGCCGGGGTGCGGCCGGGCGACCGGGTGGTGACGATGTTCCCGACCGGCCCGGAGGCGCTCGCGGTGTGGATGGCCGTCGCCCGGCTCGGTGCGGTGGAGGTGCCGCTGAACACCGCCTACCACGGTCCGGTGCTGGCCGGCGTGGTGGCGGACGCCGCACCCGCCGCCGCGGTGGTGCACCGGCAGTGGGCCGACCGGTTCGCCCCGGCCGAGGTCCCGCTCCCGGCGGGGCTGCCCGTCCTGCCCGGCGGCGCCGCCCCCGCGGCACCCGGCGAACCGGGACCCGAGACACCCAGTGAACCGGGCCCCGCGGAACCCGACCTCTTCGAGCACTCCCTGGCCACCGTCGTCTACACCTCGGGCACCACCGGCCGCTCCAAGGGCGTACTCATCCCCTGGCGGCAGCTCGAACGCTCCGCCAGGTGGTGCATACCGCTCGACGAGGCCGGCCCCGACGACCACTGGTACGTCCCCCTGCCGCTCTTCCACGTCAGCGGCAAACTCTCGGTCTACGCCGCGGCCCTCACCGGCGCCCAGGTGGTCACCCGCGACGGCTTCAGCACCTCCGGCTTCTGGCCGGACGTCCGCGCCTACGGCTGCACCACGGCCCTGCTGCCCGGCAGCGCCGCCCGCTACCTGGAATCGGTGCCGCCCGCCCCCGACGACGCCGACAACCCGCTGCGCAATGTCTTCGTCGCCCCCTTCCCGCGCGACCGCGACGCGTTCGCCGCCCGTTTCGGCGTACGGCTGACCACCGCCTTCAACATGACCGAGGTGAGCTGCCCGGTGGTGAGCGGCTGGGAACTCGGCCCGGAGGGCAGCTGCGGGCGGGTGCGGCCCGGCGCGCAGATCCGGATCGTCGACGAGAACGACCACGAACTGCCCGACGGGGAGACCGGGGAACTGGTGGTGCGCACCGACTCCCCCTGGGAGATGACGACCGGTTACCTCGGCGCGCCGGAGGCCACCGTCGGGGTCTGGCGCAACCTGTGGTTCCACACCGGCGACCGGTGCCGCAAGGACGCCGACGGGTGGGTGTACTTCGTGGACCGGGCAGGCGACGCCATCCGCCGCCGCGGCGAGAACATCTGCTCCACCGACGTCGAGGCGGCGCTCGGCGGGCACCCGGCGGTCGCCGAGGCAGCGGTGATCGGCGTGCCCTCCGAATGGGGCGAGCACGACGTGAAGGCGTACGTGGTGCCGCGCCCCGGGCACCGGCCGGAAGCGGCCCCCGGCGGCCTGGCCGCGGACATCGCCGCCTTCGCCGAGGAGCGGCTGCCCCGCTTCATGGTGCCCCGCTACATCCAGGTCGTCGACGACCTGCCCCGCACCCATACCCAGCGCGTGCGCAAGGCGGAACTGCGCGAGCGCACCGGGCGCGACGACCGCCCCGGGCGCTTCCACGACCGCGGCCGCTGA
- a CDS encoding DUF485 domain-containing protein, with protein sequence MALKKGGIPMTLDDSGSPSDRAAVHAVYVSADFQQLSRLRGRLSWLLTGITLVLYVGFFLWVAFGPSSLSTRIPVVGSSGLLVYLLMSLAAFALVAVYLRFTTRRIVPLQDAVAARSAQGTREGAGA encoded by the coding sequence ATGGCGCTCAAGAAGGGCGGGATCCCCATGACCCTCGACGACAGCGGTTCGCCCAGCGACCGCGCGGCAGTGCACGCGGTGTACGTCTCCGCGGACTTCCAGCAGCTCAGCCGCCTCCGCGGGCGGCTCTCGTGGCTGCTCACCGGCATCACGCTGGTCCTCTACGTCGGTTTCTTCCTCTGGGTGGCCTTCGGCCCCTCGTCGCTGTCCACCCGGATACCGGTGGTCGGATCGAGCGGCCTGCTGGTCTACCTGCTGATGTCGCTGGCCGCGTTCGCGCTGGTCGCGGTCTACCTGCGCTTCACCACACGCCGCATCGTGCCGCTCCAGGACGCGGTCGCCGCGCGGTCGGCCCAGGGCACCAGAGAAGGGGCGGGCGCATGA
- a CDS encoding NAD(P)-dependent alcohol dehydrogenase → MKAVVQDRYGSPDVLEIRDVAKPVAAENQVLVRIHAAAVNAADWHVVRGDPYLARLSLGLRGPKREIPGRDFAGRVEAVGRGVRRFRPGDEVFGEADGAFAEYLCVPDDAVEPKPANLDFAQAAALPLAGNTALMGLRDLGQVREGARVLVNGASGGVGPFAVQIAKAFGAHVTGVCSTRNQELVRSVGADHVIDYSQEDFTRAGERYDILFDLVGNHSLTAFRRALAPTGTLVLSGGGVFDGGSLFGPMSLMLKGQALSRFVSHRLLVLTAAPSRENLAALRELAEAGKVTPVIDRTYPLAEVPEAIRYMEVEHARAKVVITV, encoded by the coding sequence ATGAAGGCAGTCGTCCAGGACCGGTACGGCTCGCCCGACGTTCTGGAGATCAGGGACGTCGCCAAGCCGGTGGCCGCCGAGAACCAGGTACTCGTCCGGATCCACGCGGCCGCGGTCAACGCGGCCGACTGGCACGTCGTGCGCGGCGACCCGTACCTGGCGCGCCTGAGCCTCGGACTTCGCGGGCCGAAGCGGGAGATTCCCGGCCGGGACTTCGCGGGCCGCGTCGAAGCGGTCGGCAGGGGAGTGCGACGTTTCCGCCCCGGCGACGAGGTCTTCGGCGAAGCGGACGGAGCGTTCGCCGAGTACCTCTGCGTACCGGACGACGCCGTGGAGCCGAAACCGGCGAACCTGGACTTCGCACAGGCGGCGGCGCTGCCGCTGGCCGGGAACACCGCCTTGATGGGGCTGCGCGACCTCGGACAGGTGCGGGAGGGCGCGCGGGTACTGGTCAACGGAGCGTCAGGAGGCGTGGGGCCGTTCGCCGTCCAGATCGCCAAGGCGTTCGGGGCACATGTGACCGGGGTGTGCAGCACGCGGAACCAGGAGCTGGTCAGATCGGTCGGCGCGGATCACGTCATCGACTACTCCCAGGAGGACTTCACCCGCGCCGGTGAACGGTACGACATCCTCTTCGACCTGGTGGGAAACCACTCGCTGACCGCCTTCCGGCGCGCGCTGGCGCCCACGGGGACGCTCGTCCTGTCCGGCGGGGGTGTCTTCGACGGCGGCAGTCTCTTCGGCCCGATGTCGCTGATGCTCAAGGGCCAGGCGCTCTCGCGCTTCGTCAGCCACCGGCTGCTCGTCCTGACGGCGGCGCCGAGCAGGGAGAACCTGGCGGCGCTGCGGGAACTCGCCGAAGCGGGGAAGGTCACCCCGGTGATCGACCGGACGTATCCGTTGGCCGAAGTCCCCGAGGCGATCCGCTACATGGAAGTGGAGCACGCCCGGGCGAAGGTCGTCATCACCGTGTGA
- a CDS encoding IclR family transcriptional regulator has product MADGRGEPLLSVERSIEVLELFTSRRTTLSLAEMQELLPWPRTTLHRYAHSLRHTGMLSYDTRAGRYRLGPKLVRLGTAALNGLPLAELAGPYLEELVRLTHVTALLTIWDGDAPLVIRENDNTDQLVSLKIREGSHLPAYDSAAGQVFLAFSPAARERPVRADLPAAALAERERTLTAVRDDGLAYTEVLPGLRAFAAPVFQADELVGAISILGTVSQLPEPGRSAPTEHLLDICRRLTAALGAGMPGDRTDDVPEPPAEE; this is encoded by the coding sequence ATGGCGGACGGACGCGGGGAACCCCTGCTCAGCGTGGAGCGCAGCATCGAGGTGCTGGAACTGTTCACCTCGCGGCGCACCACCTTGAGCCTCGCGGAGATGCAGGAGCTGCTGCCCTGGCCGCGCACCACCCTGCACCGGTACGCGCACTCCCTGCGGCACACCGGCATGCTCTCCTACGACACCCGGGCCGGCCGCTACCGGCTGGGCCCGAAACTCGTCCGGCTGGGCACCGCCGCGCTCAACGGGCTGCCGCTTGCCGAACTGGCCGGCCCGTACCTGGAGGAGCTGGTCCGGCTCACCCACGTCACCGCCCTGCTCACCATCTGGGACGGCGACGCGCCGCTGGTGATCCGGGAGAACGACAACACCGACCAGCTGGTCTCGCTGAAGATCCGCGAGGGCTCCCACCTGCCGGCCTACGACTCCGCGGCCGGTCAGGTCTTCCTCGCCTTCTCGCCGGCCGCGCGCGAACGGCCGGTCCGGGCGGATCTCCCGGCCGCGGCACTGGCCGAACGGGAGCGCACGCTCACCGCGGTGCGGGACGACGGTCTGGCCTACACCGAGGTGCTGCCGGGCCTGCGGGCTTTCGCCGCACCGGTCTTCCAGGCGGACGAACTCGTGGGCGCGATCAGCATCCTGGGCACCGTCTCCCAGCTCCCGGAGCCCGGCAGGTCGGCGCCGACCGAGCACCTGCTGGACATCTGCCGGCGGCTGACCGCGGCGCTGGGCGCGGGCATGCCGGGGGACAGGACCGACGACGTGCCGGAGCCGCCGGCCGAGGAGTGA
- a CDS encoding solute symporter family protein, whose protein sequence is MNHGLTLGVFGVLVLAMLAVIIRAGRRTRTAGDFWAAGRGIGSPQNGLAVAGDFMSAGTFLGTVGLIFLTGFDGTLILLAALFSFLPVLFLLAERLRNSGAFTLADVLSLRFRGEAVRGSAAVNTLVVSFFYLFAQLVGAGTLLQALSGLSFTTAVLITGAFMTVYVTLGGMLGATWVMIVKALLLVVAALVMSGAVLAHAGWDFNGLLHTAAARQPAGDAIRGPGLLLPHHHALDKVDIISYGLVYMLGTAGLPHVLVRFFTVRDGHTARRSLGWAIGVMGVFFGLIVIIGFGARALLDAAAAKEATGAGGNLVAPILARELAGGAGSAWGDISLAVISGVAFLTILAVVSGLLLSASGAVAHDLWTGSLHHNSEKAARQEPAVARITAVVMGVLATLGTCAIGSGRNITFLLGLAFLIAASANLPVVVLTLFWRRFTARGAVAGLIGGLLVSIVVIALSPTWLHGDAIIKLSYPAIISIPAGFLISFLATFAGRGTPDQDAWESMSVRTQLGVRAAGKQPAPAVPH, encoded by the coding sequence ATGAACCACGGTCTGACGCTCGGCGTCTTCGGCGTCCTCGTCCTGGCGATGCTCGCGGTCATCATCAGGGCCGGCCGGCGCACCCGTACCGCAGGCGACTTCTGGGCCGCGGGCCGCGGCATCGGCTCGCCGCAGAACGGCCTCGCGGTGGCCGGCGACTTCATGTCGGCCGGGACCTTCCTCGGCACCGTCGGCCTGATCTTCCTCACCGGCTTCGACGGCACCCTGATCCTGCTGGCCGCCCTCTTCTCCTTCCTGCCGGTGCTGTTCCTGCTCGCCGAGCGGCTGCGCAACTCCGGCGCCTTCACCCTGGCCGACGTCCTGTCCCTGCGCTTTCGCGGCGAGGCGGTCCGCGGCTCGGCGGCCGTCAACACCCTGGTGGTGTCCTTCTTCTACCTGTTCGCCCAACTGGTCGGCGCCGGCACCCTGCTGCAGGCACTGTCCGGGCTGTCGTTCACCACCGCGGTGCTGATAACCGGCGCCTTCATGACGGTCTACGTCACGCTCGGCGGCATGCTCGGCGCGACCTGGGTGATGATCGTCAAGGCGCTGCTGCTCGTCGTCGCTGCCCTGGTGATGAGCGGCGCCGTCCTGGCCCACGCCGGCTGGGACTTCAACGGGCTGCTGCACACCGCGGCGGCGCGGCAGCCGGCCGGCGACGCCATCCGCGGCCCGGGCCTGCTGCTGCCCCACCACCATGCCCTGGACAAGGTCGACATCATCTCCTACGGCCTGGTCTACATGCTGGGCACGGCCGGTCTGCCGCACGTACTGGTGCGTTTCTTCACCGTCCGCGACGGCCACACCGCCCGGCGCTCGCTGGGCTGGGCGATCGGCGTCATGGGCGTCTTCTTCGGCCTGATCGTGATCATCGGCTTCGGTGCCCGCGCGCTGCTCGACGCCGCCGCGGCCAAGGAGGCCACCGGGGCCGGCGGCAATCTCGTCGCCCCGATCCTGGCCCGCGAACTGGCCGGGGGAGCCGGCAGCGCCTGGGGCGACATCAGCCTCGCGGTGATCTCCGGCGTCGCCTTCCTGACCATCCTCGCCGTCGTCTCCGGCCTGCTGCTGTCCGCCTCCGGCGCGGTGGCGCACGACCTGTGGACCGGCAGTCTGCACCACAACAGTGAGAAGGCCGCGCGGCAGGAGCCGGCCGTCGCCCGGATCACCGCCGTCGTCATGGGGGTGCTGGCCACCCTGGGCACCTGCGCCATCGGCTCCGGCCGCAACATCACCTTCCTGCTGGGCCTGGCCTTCCTCATCGCCGCCAGCGCCAATCTGCCGGTGGTCGTCCTCACGCTCTTCTGGCGGCGGTTCACCGCCCGCGGCGCGGTGGCCGGCCTGATCGGCGGACTGCTGGTGTCCATCGTGGTGATCGCGCTCTCCCCGACCTGGCTGCACGGCGACGCGATCATCAAGCTCTCCTACCCGGCGATCATCTCGATCCCGGCCGGCTTCCTCATCAGCTTCCTGGCCACCTTCGCCGGCCGCGGCACACCCGACCAGGACGCCTGGGAGTCGATGTCGGTCCGCACCCAACTGGGCGTCAGGGCGGCAGGCAAGCAGCCGGCCCCCGCCGTACCCCACTGA
- a CDS encoding class I adenylate-forming enzyme family protein yields the protein MTAPLTIAQRIPLPGQPPPPPTLADLVAAQAAWRPERTALIDDTGEYGYGDLHRRIRDLATGLRRLGVRPGDPVAVADDPCADMVAVYLATARIGALFVPLNTRLTAEELAHVLRVTRPVLAAAGPGHGDLVRDALDRCAATTPVFTTAPDGGWADRIAGATGDGRPAPAGSGPCEDEGAGGGPDHPHLVLFTSGTTGTPKAAVLSQRRSLGDAYGAALASGVRPDDRLLGYQPLYHTGGWDFLKQYLLAGGSAVLMRKFDPDRALDLLQQHHCTAMFAVPLVLARLLESPRLPATDLSAFRRLMYASYEPSRLIPGAVAAFEARGARQVRLEHVYGQTEAGSFVATLRSEDAHPGNLDAVGTPVPGVTVALLDPALRPVPDGGTGEICVRAETVMLGYLDDPAATDEAFRGGWLHTGDLGRKGADGQLRIEGRLKEMVRTAGENVFPKEVESALVGHPDVLDCAVFGVPDERWDERVAAVVVRRPRSALDEPEVTAYLRDRLAGFKLPRTVRFVTAIPKTPAGKTDRKALPALLERGAADGAPAGAGTT from the coding sequence ATGACCGCACCGCTCACCATCGCCCAGCGCATACCGCTGCCCGGGCAGCCCCCGCCTCCGCCCACCCTGGCCGACCTGGTGGCCGCGCAGGCGGCGTGGCGGCCGGAGCGGACCGCGCTCATCGACGACACGGGCGAGTACGGGTACGGCGACCTGCACCGCAGGATCCGCGACCTGGCGACCGGGCTGCGCCGGCTCGGAGTGCGGCCCGGGGACCCGGTGGCCGTCGCCGACGACCCCTGCGCGGACATGGTGGCCGTCTATCTGGCGACCGCCCGCATCGGGGCCCTCTTCGTCCCGCTCAACACCCGCCTGACGGCTGAGGAACTGGCGCACGTCCTGCGGGTGACCCGGCCGGTGCTCGCCGCGGCCGGCCCGGGGCACGGGGATCTGGTGCGCGACGCGCTGGACCGCTGCGCCGCCACCACTCCTGTGTTCACCACTGCCCCGGACGGCGGGTGGGCCGACCGGATCGCCGGCGCGACCGGGGACGGCCGCCCGGCGCCCGCCGGGTCCGGCCCCTGCGAGGACGAGGGGGCCGGCGGCGGCCCCGACCACCCGCACCTGGTGCTCTTCACCTCGGGCACCACCGGCACCCCCAAGGCGGCGGTCCTCTCCCAGCGGCGCAGCCTCGGCGACGCCTACGGCGCGGCGCTGGCCTCCGGCGTGCGCCCGGACGACAGGCTGCTCGGCTACCAGCCGCTTTACCACACCGGCGGCTGGGACTTCCTCAAGCAGTATCTGCTGGCCGGCGGATCGGCGGTGCTGATGCGGAAGTTCGACCCCGACCGCGCCCTCGACCTGCTGCAACAGCACCACTGCACCGCGATGTTCGCTGTCCCGCTGGTGCTGGCCCGGCTGCTGGAGTCGCCCCGGCTGCCCGCCACCGACCTGTCCGCCTTCCGCCGGCTGATGTACGCCAGTTACGAACCGAGCCGACTGATCCCCGGCGCGGTCGCCGCGTTCGAGGCCCGCGGGGCCCGGCAGGTACGGCTGGAACACGTCTACGGCCAGACCGAAGCCGGCTCCTTCGTGGCGACCCTACGGTCCGAGGACGCCCACCCCGGCAATCTGGACGCGGTCGGCACCCCGGTCCCCGGCGTGACGGTGGCCCTGCTCGACCCCGCGCTGCGCCCGGTGCCCGACGGCGGGACCGGCGAGATCTGCGTGCGCGCCGAAACCGTGATGCTGGGGTACCTCGACGACCCCGCCGCGACCGACGAGGCGTTCCGCGGCGGCTGGCTGCACACCGGCGACCTCGGCCGCAAAGGCGCCGACGGTCAGCTGCGCATCGAGGGCCGGCTGAAGGAGATGGTCCGCACCGCCGGCGAGAACGTCTTCCCCAAGGAGGTGGAGAGCGCCCTGGTCGGCCACCCCGACGTGCTGGACTGCGCGGTCTTCGGCGTGCCCGACGAGCGGTGGGACGAGCGGGTGGCCGCGGTGGTCGTCCGCCGGCCGCGGTCCGCGCTGGACGAGCCGGAGGTGACCGCCTATCTGCGCGACCGGCTGGCCGGTTTCAAACTGCCGCGCACCGTACGCTTCGTCACCGCCATCCCCAAGACACCCGCGGGCAAGACCGACCGCAAGGCACTGCCCGCGCTGCTGGAGCGCGGCGCGGCGGACGGCGCCCCGGCCGGCGCGGGCACCACGTGA
- a CDS encoding LysR family transcriptional regulator, with product MELRHLRHFVALAEERSFTRAAARELIVQSGLSTSVRALEKDVGTPLFIRGTRPVRLTVEGEALLPAARRALEAAEAARQAARDVHGVLAGRLVLGALQTSGHTLPFTSWLADFAVAHPGLDMSVRQLGALRMLDMVANGELDCALVSMPPGGGPPAGVHVVPILSESLALACSTGHPLAAAASVPLERLADERFVDTPPQWAIRNVIDDAFRTAGLSRRTVYEVNEWALVLDLVAAGAAVALVPEGLNFALHQDTAARMKLVPVEGVRLRRDISLALPKGQAASPAARRFLDHVVRAVRTPGPS from the coding sequence ATGGAACTTCGCCACCTGCGCCACTTCGTGGCCCTTGCCGAGGAGAGAAGCTTCACCCGGGCGGCAGCCCGCGAGCTGATCGTCCAGTCGGGCCTGTCCACCTCGGTCCGGGCCCTGGAGAAGGACGTCGGAACGCCCCTGTTCATCCGGGGCACCCGTCCCGTGCGGCTGACGGTCGAGGGCGAAGCGCTGCTGCCCGCCGCCCGGCGCGCCCTCGAAGCGGCGGAGGCCGCGCGGCAGGCGGCCCGGGACGTGCACGGCGTGCTCGCCGGGCGGCTGGTGCTCGGCGCGCTCCAGACCAGCGGGCACACCCTGCCCTTCACGTCATGGCTCGCCGACTTCGCGGTGGCCCACCCCGGTCTTGACATGTCGGTCCGGCAGCTCGGCGCACTGCGGATGCTGGACATGGTGGCGAACGGCGAACTCGACTGCGCCCTCGTCTCCATGCCGCCGGGCGGCGGCCCGCCCGCGGGCGTCCATGTCGTACCGATCCTCTCGGAGTCACTCGCCCTGGCCTGTTCCACCGGTCATCCCCTGGCCGCGGCCGCCTCCGTCCCCCTGGAGCGCCTGGCGGACGAGCGCTTCGTCGACACACCACCGCAGTGGGCCATCCGGAATGTGATCGACGACGCCTTCCGCACCGCGGGCCTGAGCCGGCGGACCGTCTACGAGGTCAACGAATGGGCCCTGGTGCTGGATCTGGTCGCGGCCGGGGCCGCGGTGGCGCTGGTTCCCGAGGGGCTCAACTTCGCCCTGCACCAGGACACCGCCGCCCGGATGAAACTGGTCCCCGTCGAAGGTGTGCGGCTGCGGCGGGACATCAGCCTGGCGCTGCCCAAGGGCCAGGCGGCGAGTCCTGCGGCCCGGCGCTTCCTGGACCACGTCGTGCGGGCCGTGCGGACTCCGGGGCCGTCCTGA
- a CDS encoding MFS transporter, producing the protein MTETTPPAFAPAAEKDSAAAARRGSARGSYRAGFWLVAAAFTALMAFGTAPTPLWPLYQVRDGFGATTVTVAFAVMVIGAAASLFAFGHLSDRVGRRPVVAFGLATAVASAVVFAVSPSLPSLIAGRVLTGIAIGLMAPTATAYLTDLYRQAHPERPGAAVPALVGAGANLGGLALGPLAAGALAQWASAPLTTVYVVFAAVLAVLLVVVLRCPETVDRSTAGHQRSVRFALRPGGRTSFGSAAAVGFFSFAVMGLFSSLGAIIVRGQLGITSTFVVGLAPFTAFAASAVAQLALAQVSHPRLLVSGTVLFPVGLALTALTLYHPALWLALVAAGLSGGGAGLLFKASVVQSVTSAEPASRAGVLAAFFVVAYLGMGLPSVAFSVVIQHAALRPSMIGFAAAISLGAGAAAAVGVRTHHHQSTLRPR; encoded by the coding sequence ATGACCGAGACCACACCGCCCGCGTTCGCGCCGGCGGCCGAGAAGGACAGCGCCGCGGCGGCGCGCCGCGGGAGCGCCCGCGGCTCGTACCGGGCCGGATTCTGGCTGGTGGCTGCCGCCTTCACCGCGCTGATGGCCTTCGGCACCGCGCCCACGCCGCTGTGGCCCCTGTACCAGGTGAGGGACGGCTTCGGGGCCACGACGGTGACCGTGGCCTTCGCCGTCATGGTGATCGGCGCCGCCGCCAGCCTCTTCGCGTTCGGTCATCTCTCCGACCGCGTCGGGCGTCGTCCGGTGGTGGCCTTCGGGCTCGCCACCGCCGTCGCGTCCGCCGTCGTCTTCGCGGTCTCGCCGTCGCTCCCCAGCCTGATCGCCGGCCGGGTGCTGACGGGCATCGCGATCGGTCTCATGGCTCCGACGGCGACCGCGTACCTCACGGATCTCTACCGGCAGGCCCACCCGGAGCGGCCCGGAGCGGCCGTGCCCGCCCTGGTCGGCGCCGGCGCCAACCTCGGGGGCCTGGCGCTGGGTCCCTTGGCGGCCGGCGCCCTCGCGCAGTGGGCCAGTGCACCCCTCACCACGGTGTACGTCGTCTTCGCCGCGGTTCTCGCGGTGCTGCTGGTGGTGGTGCTCCGCTGCCCCGAGACCGTCGACCGCTCCACCGCCGGGCACCAGCGGTCGGTCCGGTTCGCGCTGCGGCCCGGCGGCCGGACGTCGTTCGGCTCCGCGGCGGCGGTCGGATTCTTCTCGTTCGCCGTCATGGGCCTCTTCTCCTCGCTCGGCGCGATCATCGTGCGCGGCCAGCTGGGCATCACCTCGACCTTTGTCGTGGGGCTCGCTCCGTTCACCGCGTTCGCCGCGTCGGCCGTGGCCCAACTCGCTCTCGCGCAGGTCTCGCACCCCAGGCTGCTCGTCAGCGGCACCGTGCTCTTCCCGGTCGGCCTGGCATTGACCGCGCTGACGCTCTACCACCCGGCGCTGTGGCTCGCGCTCGTCGCCGCGGGCCTGTCAGGAGGCGGCGCAGGGCTCCTGTTCAAGGCGTCGGTCGTCCAGTCGGTGACGTCGGCGGAGCCCGCGTCGAGGGCAGGCGTCCTGGCCGCCTTCTTCGTCGTGGCCTACCTGGGCATGGGCCTGCCCTCGGTCGCCTTCAGCGTCGTGATCCAGCACGCCGCGCTCCGGCCCTCCATGATCGGTTTCGCCGCGGCCATCTCGCTCGGCGCCGGCGCCGCGGCCGCCGTGGGCGTGCGCACCCACCATCACCAGTCCACGCTCCGCCCGCGCTGA
- a CDS encoding enoyl-CoA hydratase/isomerase family protein produces the protein MSITLDRDGHVAIVTISRPERLNTLDMPTLDALRDAWIEIRDDDTLRAVVLTGAGDRAFCAGADLRDFLPRPHPLRDLWNPGVELRPDRGLDLYKPVVAAVNGYCLGGGLTLMLATDLRVAAEHATFATPEVGHGILASCGGTQRLAGQLPRALAMELLLTGDAIDAATALRWGLVNQVVPADQVLPTALGLAHRISRNAPMAVQATKELALRSGDMDTASGLRLEDAMVRLLQDSEDFAEGVKAFAERRPAEFQGR, from the coding sequence ATGAGCATCACCCTCGACCGCGACGGCCATGTCGCGATCGTCACGATCAGCCGTCCGGAACGCCTCAACACCCTCGACATGCCGACCCTCGACGCGCTGCGCGACGCCTGGATCGAGATCCGCGACGACGACACGCTGCGCGCCGTCGTTCTCACCGGCGCCGGGGACCGCGCCTTCTGCGCCGGGGCCGACCTGCGCGACTTCCTGCCGCGCCCGCACCCGCTGCGCGACCTGTGGAACCCCGGGGTGGAACTGCGTCCCGACCGCGGCCTGGACCTGTACAAGCCCGTGGTGGCCGCGGTCAACGGCTACTGCCTGGGCGGCGGGCTGACCCTGATGCTCGCGACCGACCTGCGGGTCGCCGCCGAACACGCGACCTTCGCCACCCCCGAGGTCGGCCACGGCATCCTCGCCAGCTGCGGCGGCACCCAGCGGCTGGCCGGACAGCTGCCCCGCGCGCTGGCCATGGAACTGCTGCTGACCGGCGACGCGATCGACGCGGCGACCGCGCTGCGCTGGGGTCTGGTCAACCAGGTGGTGCCGGCGGACCAGGTGCTGCCCACCGCGCTCGGCCTCGCCCACCGGATCAGCCGCAACGCCCCGATGGCCGTCCAGGCCACCAAGGAACTCGCCCTGCGCTCCGGGGACATGGACACCGCCTCCGGGCTCCGGCTGGAGGACGCCATGGTCCGGCTGCTCCAGGACAGCGAGGACTTCGCCGAGGGCGTGAAGGCGTTCGCCGAGCGCCGCCCGGCCGAGTTCCAGGGGCGGTGA